Proteins encoded together in one Allomeiothermus silvanus DSM 9946 window:
- a CDS encoding S8 family peptidase, protein MPLTRGGWALLLGLVFSACNSVAPVPAPSGFSPCLLSPSTQARSFAVPQGLGDFLAPHVPGELLALSAGIAPQTLTARVEGTQVQDRLAEGFLRLRVPVGQERAKAEALLAAGARWVQPNYLYFPLYQPNDPLYPASTDPYRLQPFYQKINLESAWDKVGPLRCTPVVAVLDTAFNPSHPDLQANLLPGKNLTPDGLGQSDLSPGPPPQGSSYMQGDADHGEGVAGLVAATADNGKGIPGVGLNYVKVLPVKVFYWVGSSYSVSSDVLANAIRYAADQNAAVINMSLGSPTPLDPAVQQALTYALSKGALPVAASGNDGTDGLDYPAAYSGVLAAGAARLEGGRADFSNYSSQTKDLVLVAAGNKSPQQLLYSLALGQNYPYYQSLGRYAAWAGTSFAAPQVSGVAALYVAKFTARYGQGPTPDQVRRCLTQTASNGGFYDPQTGYGLLQADRVLTDTAACFPN, encoded by the coding sequence ATGCCTCTGACGCGCGGAGGGTGGGCGCTTCTGCTGGGGCTGGTGTTTTCCGCCTGCAACTCGGTAGCTCCGGTTCCCGCCCCCTCGGGTTTCTCTCCCTGCCTGCTTAGCCCTTCGACCCAGGCCCGCTCGTTCGCGGTTCCTCAGGGCTTGGGGGACTTTCTTGCTCCCCATGTGCCAGGGGAACTCCTGGCCTTATCTGCAGGAATCGCCCCGCAGACCCTCACCGCCCGGGTGGAGGGAACCCAGGTCCAGGATCGCCTAGCTGAAGGCTTCCTTCGCCTGCGCGTGCCGGTGGGCCAGGAACGGGCCAAGGCGGAGGCGTTGCTGGCAGCGGGGGCCCGGTGGGTGCAGCCAAACTACCTCTACTTCCCCCTTTACCAGCCCAACGATCCGCTCTACCCTGCCAGCACGGATCCGTACCGCCTGCAGCCGTTTTATCAAAAAATTAACCTGGAGTCCGCCTGGGACAAGGTGGGCCCGCTGCGCTGCACGCCGGTAGTGGCAGTATTGGACACGGCCTTCAACCCTAGCCACCCCGACCTACAAGCCAACCTCCTCCCCGGGAAAAACCTCACCCCGGACGGGTTGGGCCAGAGTGACCTGAGCCCCGGCCCACCTCCCCAGGGCAGCAGCTATATGCAGGGGGATGCCGACCACGGCGAGGGGGTAGCGGGCCTGGTCGCGGCAACAGCGGACAACGGAAAAGGTATTCCCGGGGTGGGCCTCAACTACGTCAAGGTACTCCCGGTCAAGGTATTCTACTGGGTGGGAAGCAGCTACAGCGTTTCCTCCGATGTGCTGGCCAACGCCATCCGCTACGCCGCCGACCAGAACGCTGCGGTCATAAACATGAGCCTGGGCAGCCCCACACCGCTGGACCCGGCCGTCCAGCAGGCCCTAACCTACGCCCTGTCCAAGGGGGCTTTGCCCGTGGCGGCTTCGGGAAACGACGGCACCGATGGCCTCGACTACCCGGCGGCCTACTCGGGCGTATTAGCGGCGGGTGCGGCCCGGCTGGAGGGGGGGCGCGCTGACTTCTCCAACTACTCCTCCCAAACCAAGGACCTGGTGCTCGTTGCGGCGGGGAACAAGAGCCCCCAGCAGCTCCTCTACTCGCTGGCCCTCGGTCAAAATTACCCCTACTACCAAAGCCTGGGGCGCTATGCCGCCTGGGCCGGTACGTCCTTTGCTGCCCCTCAGGTGAGCGGGGTGGCGGCTTTATATGTGGCCAAGTTCACCGCCCGCTACGGCCAGGGTCCCACCCCCGACCAGGTTCGGCGCTGCCTCACCCAAACGGCCAGCAATGGCGGCTTCTACGATCCCCAGACCGGCTACGGACTCTTACAGGCGGACCGGGTGCTGACCGACACTGCCGCCTGCTTTCCCAACTGA
- a CDS encoding Sec-independent protein translocase subunit TatA/TatB, with translation MLAGQDLVVVLLIALLLLGPKQLPGLARGLGQSVREFKKGAEGLLDEDKPVAPEPPKPAATEQDKAKP, from the coding sequence ATGCTGGCCGGTCAAGATCTGGTAGTGGTACTTCTCATTGCCCTGCTGCTGCTCGGGCCCAAGCAGCTTCCCGGGCTCGCTCGAGGGTTGGGTCAGAGTGTGCGGGAGTTCAAGAAGGGCGCTGAGGGGCTCTTGGACGAGGATAAACCCGTAGCCCCGGAGCCGCCTAAACCCGCAGCCACCGAGCAAGACAAGGCAAAACCCTAG
- a CDS encoding DUF2867 domain-containing protein, producing MRILVTGATGYVGGRLVPRLLERGHTVRVLVRDPSRLQGRPWLSQVEVVQGSLEASPSQHPDHASSLDRALEGVDVAYYLVHAMLAGGDFPQLESGQAETFAQSAHRAGVGRVIYLGGLQPKGVPPSPHLASRAKVGETLRAWVPTTEFRAGPIIGSGSASFEMVRYLTERLPIMVAPRWVLNLVSPIAIRDVLSYLLLALDREPLGVVEIGSAPLTFRAMMETYAAVRGLKRLILPLPVLAPHLAALWVGLVTPIPNRLALPLVEGILHPLVADTRRAQELFPQIAPIPYRTAVELALERIALGEVETRWSGALLAGPSYALEDREGIIREVRRVPVAAPPEALFRSFASLGGEQGWRVWDWAWALRGLLDRLLGGPGLRRGRRHPSELLPGEAVDFWRVEEVRPFELLRLRAEMRLPGRAWLEWRALPEEGGSSLVQTAYFEPKGLMGFLYWWGLYPIHRRIFSDLAQAIAREAVGAAATQMGDLESLR from the coding sequence ATGCGCATCCTGGTAACCGGAGCTACGGGCTACGTGGGGGGGCGGCTGGTGCCCCGGTTGCTCGAGCGGGGGCATACCGTGCGGGTACTGGTGCGCGACCCCTCACGCTTGCAGGGGCGCCCTTGGCTTTCCCAAGTGGAGGTGGTGCAGGGCAGCCTGGAGGCTTCGCCCAGCCAACACCCAGATCACGCCTCGAGCCTGGACCGCGCCCTGGAGGGGGTGGACGTAGCCTATTACCTGGTCCACGCCATGCTGGCGGGGGGGGATTTTCCCCAGCTGGAAAGCGGTCAGGCTGAGACTTTCGCCCAATCCGCACACCGCGCGGGGGTGGGGCGGGTGATCTACCTGGGAGGGCTCCAGCCAAAAGGGGTCCCGCCTTCCCCCCATCTCGCCAGCCGGGCCAAGGTGGGGGAAACCCTGCGGGCCTGGGTACCCACCACCGAGTTCCGCGCAGGCCCCATCATCGGCTCGGGTTCGGCCAGTTTCGAGATGGTCCGCTACCTCACCGAGCGCCTGCCCATCATGGTAGCCCCGCGCTGGGTTCTGAATTTGGTTTCCCCCATCGCCATCCGCGATGTTTTGAGCTACCTCCTCTTGGCCCTGGATCGCGAACCCTTAGGGGTGGTGGAGATCGGCAGCGCGCCCCTCACCTTCCGGGCCATGATGGAAACCTACGCCGCGGTGCGGGGGCTGAAGCGCCTGATCCTCCCGCTACCGGTGCTGGCCCCCCACCTCGCGGCGCTGTGGGTGGGGCTGGTGACCCCCATCCCCAACCGGCTGGCCCTGCCGTTGGTAGAGGGGATTCTGCATCCGCTGGTAGCCGATACCCGCCGCGCCCAAGAGCTTTTTCCCCAGATAGCACCCATCCCCTACCGCACGGCGGTGGAGCTAGCCCTGGAGCGCATCGCCCTGGGCGAGGTGGAGACCCGCTGGTCCGGGGCGCTGCTGGCAGGCCCCAGCTACGCCCTCGAGGACCGCGAGGGGATCATCCGCGAGGTGCGCCGTGTGCCCGTTGCCGCCCCCCCCGAGGCCCTGTTTCGCAGCTTCGCCTCCTTGGGCGGGGAGCAGGGCTGGCGCGTGTGGGACTGGGCCTGGGCGCTGCGGGGCCTGCTGGACCGGCTCCTGGGAGGCCCCGGGCTGCGCCGGGGGCGCCGCCACCCCAGCGAACTGCTCCCCGGGGAGGCGGTGGATTTCTGGCGGGTGGAGGAGGTGCGTCCTTTCGAACTGCTGCGCCTGCGGGCGGAGATGCGCCTTCCTGGGCGGGCCTGGCTGGAGTGGCGGGCGCTGCCCGAGGAAGGGGGCAGCTCCCTGGTGCAGACCGCCTACTTCGAGCCCAAGGGGCTGATGGGGTTCCTCTACTGGTGGGGGCTCTACCCCATCCACCGGCGCATCTTCAGCGACCTAGCCCAGGCCATCGCCCGCGAGGCGGTGGGTGCAGCCGCTACCCAAATGGGCGACCTCGAGTCGCTGCGCTGA
- a CDS encoding TRAP transporter substrate-binding protein yields the protein MQRRDLIKKAGAGLAASLSYSALAQATPQVRWRMVSSYPRSLDTLYGGAEDLAKRVAELTEGRFQIRVYQAGEIVPGGQVLDAVQAGTVEAGHTYGPFYVGKNPALAFDGGVPFGMTYRQHNAWMYFGGGLELLRSLYADYGVLQFPGGNTGTQMGGWFRKEVRSLADLKGLRMRIPGLGGLVMGRLGVVPQTLAAGDIYPALERGAIDATEFSGPYDDEKLGFYKVARYYYYPSFWEPSAQLSFLVSQREWQRLPKEFQEAFQVAATEVNLTMMAKYDAQNPLALQRLLKGGVLLRKWTVEIMRKAQEEAKALYEEQAAKDATYREIYTSYRKFLELEYRWFSVAELGFEQFAFPGV from the coding sequence ATGCAAAGGCGCGACCTCATCAAGAAAGCGGGTGCCGGTCTGGCCGCAAGCCTCTCGTATTCGGCCTTGGCCCAAGCCACGCCGCAGGTGCGGTGGCGGATGGTATCCAGCTACCCTAGGAGCTTGGACACCCTCTACGGCGGGGCGGAAGACCTGGCTAAACGGGTCGCCGAACTCACCGAAGGGCGCTTTCAAATCCGCGTCTACCAGGCCGGTGAGATCGTTCCCGGAGGACAGGTCCTGGACGCTGTCCAAGCTGGCACCGTGGAAGCCGGGCACACCTACGGGCCTTTCTACGTGGGCAAAAACCCCGCTTTGGCCTTCGATGGAGGGGTGCCCTTTGGCATGACCTACCGGCAGCACAATGCCTGGATGTACTTTGGCGGTGGACTGGAACTGCTCCGATCCCTCTACGCAGACTACGGGGTACTCCAGTTCCCCGGCGGCAACACCGGCACCCAGATGGGGGGCTGGTTTCGCAAGGAGGTCAGGTCCTTGGCTGACCTAAAGGGCCTGCGGATGCGTATCCCTGGCCTGGGCGGGCTGGTGATGGGACGGCTGGGGGTGGTGCCGCAAACCCTGGCGGCGGGGGACATTTACCCGGCCCTGGAGCGCGGTGCCATCGATGCCACCGAGTTCTCCGGGCCCTACGACGACGAGAAGCTGGGCTTTTACAAGGTGGCCCGCTACTACTATTACCCCTCTTTCTGGGAACCCTCTGCCCAGCTCTCTTTCCTCGTCTCCCAACGGGAATGGCAGCGGCTCCCCAAGGAATTCCAAGAAGCCTTCCAGGTGGCCGCCACCGAGGTCAACCTCACCATGATGGCCAAGTACGACGCCCAGAACCCGCTCGCCCTCCAGCGGCTGCTCAAAGGGGGGGTGCTGCTGCGCAAGTGGACCGTGGAGATTATGCGCAAAGCCCAGGAAGAGGCCAAGGCGCTCTACGAGGAGCAAGCCGCCAAGGACGCCACCTACCGGGAGATCTACACCAGCTACCGGAAGTTCCTCGAGTTGGAGTACCGCTGGTTCTCCGTAGCCGAACTGGGCTTCGAACAGTTTGCTTTCCCCGGGGTGTAG